The following is a genomic window from Bordetella sp. H567.
ATTTCGACTGGCCATTCGCCTCGACGCTGGCCACGGTGCTGCTGGCGCTGACGCTGGTGGCGTTTTTCGTGTACGAGCGCGTGGTCGGCATGGAACATCTTTTCAGGGCGAAACAGCGATGAGGGAACGCATGCCCGGCTGGTTCATCAGGATACTCGGCGCGCTGGTGCTGGTTTTCCTGGTGCTGCCTATCCTGATTATCTTTCCCCTGGCGGCCAGCCCGTCGGACTACCTGTCCTTTCCGCCGACGGGCGTGTCGTGGCGTTGGTTCCACGCCGTGTTGTCCGATCCGGGATGGACGGCATCCCTGCGGCTGAGCCTGGGTGTGGCGCTCGTCTCCACGCTGTGCGCCGTGCTGCTGGCGCTGGCCGTGGCGCTGGCACTGGTACGCACGGACTTCCGTGGCAAGCGGCTGGTCTATGCGCTGGTGCTGCTGCCCATGATCGTGCCGCATATCATCACGTCCATCGCGGTGTATTTCTTTTTCTCGTCCGTCGGCATACCGGCGCTGGCGGGCATGATCATCGGGCACGTCGCGTTGGCCATTCCGGTGGCCACGATCATTTTGTCGGCCACGCTGCAAGCCTTCGACATGCGGCTGGAGCAGGCCGCGCAAAGCCTGGGCGCGAGCCGGCTGGTGGCGCTGCGGCGCATTACCTTGCCTTTGATCGCACCTGGCATCGCGGCCGCGGCCATCTTCGCTTTCCTGAGCTCGTTCGACGAACTGCTGGTGGCCCTGTTCCTGTCCTCGCCGGAGCAGCAGACCCTGCCGGTACGGATCTGGAATGCCGTGCAGTTCCAGCTGGACCCGACCATCGCGGCCGTCAGCGCCCTGCTGATCCTCTTTTCCGCCGTCGC
Proteins encoded in this region:
- a CDS encoding ABC transporter permease, producing MRERMPGWFIRILGALVLVFLVLPILIIFPLAASPSDYLSFPPTGVSWRWFHAVLSDPGWTASLRLSLGVALVSTLCAVLLALAVALALVRTDFRGKRLVYALVLLPMIVPHIITSIAVYFFFSSVGIPALAGMIIGHVALAIPVATIILSATLQAFDMRLEQAAQSLGASRLVALRRITLPLIAPGIAAAAIFAFLSSFDELLVALFLSSPEQQTLPVRIWNAVQFQLDPTIAAVSALLILFSAVALAAGNFLQRKEQA